The following proteins come from a genomic window of Leopardus geoffroyi isolate Oge1 chromosome A3, O.geoffroyi_Oge1_pat1.0, whole genome shotgun sequence:
- the MRPS26 gene encoding 28S ribosomal protein S26, mitochondrial yields the protein MLRALRVLGARPPCGPWAPLLQLVRGRKTRHDPPAKSKLGRMTTPPAVDPVEFFVLTERYRQYRQTVRALRLEFVSEVRKKMHEARAGVLAERKALQEATEHRDLMAWNQAENQRLHELRLARLRQEAREQEQRQAEEKARRAREAQAWVQLKEQEALQLQEEAKNFITRENLEARVEEALDSPKSYNWAITREGLVVRPQHKGS from the exons ATGCTGCGCGCGCTGAGGGTCCTGGGGGCGAGACCCCCGTGCGGGCCTTGGGCCCCGCTGCTGCAGCTGGTTCGCGGCCGCAAGACCCGCCATGACCCGCCGGCCAAGTCCAAGCTCGGGCGCATGACAACCCCGCCTGCGGTGGATCCTGTAGAGTTCTTCGTGCTGACGGAGCGTTACCGACAGTACCGCCAGACGGTGCGCGCCCTCAG GCTTGAGTTCGTGTCCGAGGTGCGGAAGAAGATGCACGAGGCCCGGGCCGGGGTCCTGGCAGAGCGCAAGGCTCTGCAGGAAGCCACTGAGCACCGCGACCTGATGGCCTGGAACCAGGCGGAGAACCAGCGGCTGCACGAGCTGCG GTTAGCGAGGCTGCGGCAGGAAGCGCGGGAGCAGGAGCAGCGGCAGGCGGAGGAGAAGGCCCGGCGGGCCCGAGAGGCACAAGCCTGGGTGCAGCTCAAGGAGCAGGAAGCGTTGCAGCTGCAG GAGGAGGCAAAAAATTTCATCACCCGAGAGAACCTGGAGGCACGGGTGGAAGAAGCATTGGACTCCCCGAAGAGCTACAACTGGGCCATCACCAGAGAGGGCCTGGTGGTCAGGCCACAGCACAAGGGCTCTTAA
- the LOC123580429 gene encoding progonadoliberin-2 translates to MAGCRLGLLLPLLLTAHPGRSKAQHWSQGWYPRGKRASSSAQHPQHVPRLPGSVLGTAASRPDKAAHNLPSYALAPPENSMPWEARTTGWWSLHRKQHLVQTLLVSTERGPGIGHQGPLWPRTWAMWTEEGVMRKHRDAPCQSTLRHTARCHPLFFLFPRILGTIYDKILMLK, encoded by the exons ATGGCCGGCTGCAGGCTAGGCCTTCTGCTACCGCTGCTGCTGACTGCCCACCCTGGACGCTCGAAGGCTCAGCACTGGTCCCAGGGCTGGTACCCCAGAGGAAAACGGGCTTCCAGCTCAGCCCAGCACCCACAGCACGTCCCAAGGCTCCCAG GAAGCGTCCTGGGCACTGCAGCAAGCAGACCAGACAAGGCTGCCCATAACCTCCCAAGCTATGCCCTGGCTCCCCCTGAGAACAGCATGCCCTGGGAGGCCAGAACCACAGGCTGGTGGTCCCTCCACAGGAAGCAGCACCTGGTGCAGACACTGCTGGTAAGTACAGAGAGAGGCCCAGGCATTGGCCACCAGGGGCCATTATGGCCAAGGACTTGGGCTATGTGGACAGAAGAGGGGGTAATGAGAAAACACAGAGACGCCCCCTGCCAAAGCACCCTCAGGCACACAGCCAGATGCCATCCGCTATTCTTCCTATTTCCCAGAATTCTTGGAACAATTTATGATAAGATACTTATGTTAAAGTAA